A genomic segment from Bryobacteraceae bacterium encodes:
- a CDS encoding PIG-L family deacetylase, producing MARKFERRGFIKNTVAAGALMAPAQAQTQAPAQVAPYDDHGGLVIERAQSGKPHAGKVLVAIQPHSDDIPIFAAGTVMKLIDEGYKGYLIRVTNDDMAGPGTIADTVMANQRDNFAVARVLGVEKVFDLNYNNHMMDNIARSELRARLIFIFRLLKVDTVVCYDPWGHYEENPDHYVTSACVEAAAWMAGGSKDYPEHFEAGIKPHSVREKYYFARFQQRVNRVVDIATTIERKIDVNVENKAQGPGGELGSRLRRSLQEQGKRLPLLGGDDRTANRNYIREFTLERDRETGRRHGLEWAEQFHYIGPEEARVSQYVSRNAVAL from the coding sequence ATGGCGCGCAAATTCGAACGTCGAGGCTTCATCAAGAATACCGTGGCCGCGGGAGCCCTCATGGCTCCCGCTCAGGCTCAGACGCAGGCTCCCGCACAGGTGGCCCCCTACGACGATCACGGCGGGCTCGTGATCGAGCGGGCGCAATCCGGCAAGCCGCACGCGGGCAAGGTGCTCGTGGCCATTCAGCCCCACTCCGACGACATCCCCATCTTCGCCGCCGGCACCGTGATGAAACTCATCGACGAGGGATATAAAGGCTACCTGATCCGCGTCACCAACGACGACATGGCAGGCCCCGGAACCATCGCCGACACCGTGATGGCGAACCAGCGCGACAACTTCGCCGTCGCCCGCGTCCTCGGCGTCGAAAAGGTCTTCGACCTCAACTACAACAACCACATGATGGACAACATCGCCCGCAGCGAACTCCGCGCGCGCCTGATCTTCATCTTCCGGCTCCTCAAGGTGGACACCGTGGTCTGCTACGACCCGTGGGGCCACTACGAAGAAAATCCGGATCACTACGTCACCAGCGCGTGCGTCGAAGCGGCGGCATGGATGGCCGGCGGCAGCAAGGACTATCCGGAGCACTTCGAAGCCGGCATCAAGCCGCACTCGGTCCGCGAGAAATATTACTTCGCGCGCTTCCAGCAGCGAGTCAACCGCGTGGTTGACATCGCAACCACCATCGAACGCAAGATCGACGTCAACGTCGAGAACAAAGCGCAGGGCCCCGGAGGCGAACTCGGGTCGCGGTTACGGCGATCGCTCCAGGAGCAAGGCAAGCGCCTCCCCTTGCTTGGCGGCGACGACCGCACCGCCAATCGCAACTACATCCGCGAGTTCACCCTCGAGCGCGATCGCGAAACCGGTCGCCGCCACGGCCTCGAGTGGGCGGAGCAGTTCCACTACATCGGCCCTGAGGAAGCCCGCGTCAGCCAGTATGTGAGCCGCAACGCGGTGGCTTTGTAG
- a CDS encoding serine hydrolase — translation MHRIFVLSILALPLAARADQEMPKVDPTFQRALEGSLQQMGLRAPLDQGRLSVSLMDITDPERPRYAGLNDRRMMYAASLPKIAIVLAGFEAISQGMLEYNPAVKEMFTRLIRFSSNLDASRAISAVGFDFIAKVLTSPIYRLYDPVLNGGLWIGKSYGSANAGSEYWKRDPLANLSHAANSLQVTRFFWLLDQGRLVNPRFSAEMKEIFSKPGIHHKFVKGLDTLPGVREIYRKSGSWRDAHCDAALVEHAGRKYIAVALMKDEKGGEILPRLIVKLDQLVLGGGRSLPAALD, via the coding sequence ATGCATCGAATTTTCGTTCTTTCGATTCTAGCGCTGCCCCTCGCGGCCCGCGCCGACCAGGAAATGCCGAAGGTGGATCCCACCTTCCAGCGCGCTCTCGAAGGTTCTCTCCAGCAAATGGGCCTCCGCGCGCCGCTCGACCAAGGCCGCCTCTCCGTCTCCCTCATGGACATCACCGATCCCGAGCGCCCGCGCTACGCCGGCCTCAACGATCGCCGCATGATGTACGCCGCCAGCCTTCCCAAAATCGCCATCGTGCTCGCCGGCTTCGAGGCCATCAGCCAGGGCATGCTCGAGTACAACCCCGCCGTGAAGGAGATGTTCACGCGCCTCATCCGCTTCTCCTCCAACCTCGACGCCTCGCGCGCCATCAGCGCCGTCGGGTTCGACTTCATCGCCAAGGTCCTCACCAGCCCCATCTACCGCCTCTACGACCCCGTCCTCAACGGCGGCCTCTGGATCGGCAAGTCCTACGGCTCGGCCAACGCCGGAAGCGAATACTGGAAGCGCGATCCCCTCGCCAACCTCTCTCACGCCGCCAACAGCCTGCAAGTCACCCGCTTCTTCTGGCTCCTCGATCAGGGCCGGCTCGTCAACCCGCGGTTCAGCGCCGAGATGAAAGAGATCTTCTCCAAACCCGGCATCCATCACAAATTCGTCAAGGGCCTCGACACCCTCCCCGGCGTCCGCGAAATCTACCGCAAGTCCGGAAGCTGGCGCGATGCCCATTGCGATGCAGCCTTGGTCGAACATGCCGGACGCAAGTATATCGCCGTGGCGTTAATGAAGGATGAAAAAGGCGGCGAGATCCTCCCGCGCCTCATCGTCAAACTCGATCAGCTCGTGCTCGGCGGCGGCCGGTCACTCCCCGCCGCTCTGGACTAG
- a CDS encoding PEP/pyruvate-binding domain-containing protein, giving the protein MAIVAAVLALVAAQLARADGLIPALTAQQAENARQWIGGFKTNLRGPYLRIRWYCKDGSVLPPAGNPCKDLGGGVQHAELNSQAVRLASWNVHAGTLLTGLAYDDLFDAAQYHHRLKELVLEAYLVEVDQGWIYRKAVSYRGARQIEDEEKAGREFLIKMLSTPAWTARNYHLATQAVRVVPHGVADSTVQKTRALAAVAAEQDPRFQDLRAKIHSHPGPEDLGSVEAFLKAKPDSGAAKPLGELLALLRAQQNPVNWLPRLTEHGKRLAGTRFPALIEALKGALSERGAEHALERAAELSVAIRDEASQSANGRRNLLLMDLNNMIQEKAFELRRPPSIASRREMLAHWYEHVRLAAGAGLVSDRQLGALRGELDAGLKSQRAPAEEYRRLLRYLNRAVEWCRATVQRDFGPVAEHYGAFEPASRGLVDSLLRGSAALAVANLIEILAADADRQAGLRHSVFGQEAAAGVAGLNPGIATGRLGILKPGEEHGVVDPRGIYVIPQTASDLKPMAGILTLDSGNMLSHSQLLAANLGIPNATAPSSILGALEAKAGADVFYAVTPKGVVVLKEKAQLSEAERKLWAAQPAGPPKRIQLDMSRLRLDDRRMRTLTEVSTADSGAICGPKAANLGQLAGYFPDKVAPGLVVPFGIFFEHINRDLDRSGRTLQAQITEMVDEAERMRARNAEPAEISAYVYPRLERFRKTIQGMPLLPEFEREITSRMAAMFGPDGSYGVFVRSDTNAEDLPEFTGAGLNLTLANQVGTANILRALRAVWASPFTERAHDWRSRALIGTDKVYPSVIVMRAVPSDKSGVIATADLETGDQGWTTVNLSEGVSAVVDGGVAESILIGPEGAVKLLQQCRATYRKTLGAKGGFVNLPPLGGDSLLDNGEIGQLRAMVAEVKRKYPPAHGTAGMALPWDIEFGFEKGQLRLFQIRPLVRFQELKTLEALASLESGGRGMVDLEGTP; this is encoded by the coding sequence ATGGCGATCGTCGCGGCGGTGCTGGCGCTGGTTGCCGCGCAGCTTGCGCGGGCGGACGGGCTGATTCCCGCGCTGACCGCGCAGCAGGCCGAGAACGCCCGGCAATGGATCGGCGGGTTCAAGACGAACCTGCGCGGACCGTACCTCCGGATCCGCTGGTATTGCAAGGATGGGTCCGTACTGCCGCCCGCGGGGAATCCGTGCAAGGATCTCGGCGGCGGCGTTCAACACGCGGAGTTGAATTCCCAGGCGGTGCGGCTGGCGTCGTGGAATGTGCACGCGGGGACGCTGCTCACCGGCCTTGCTTACGACGATCTCTTCGATGCCGCACAGTATCATCACCGGCTGAAGGAACTAGTGCTCGAGGCGTACCTGGTGGAGGTGGACCAGGGATGGATTTACCGGAAGGCGGTTTCGTATCGCGGCGCGCGGCAGATCGAGGACGAAGAGAAGGCGGGGCGCGAGTTCCTGATCAAGATGCTGAGCACGCCCGCGTGGACGGCCCGAAACTATCATCTGGCGACGCAAGCGGTTCGTGTGGTTCCGCACGGAGTGGCGGATTCGACTGTGCAAAAGACCCGCGCCCTGGCGGCGGTGGCGGCGGAACAGGATCCGCGTTTTCAGGATTTGCGCGCGAAGATCCATTCACATCCGGGGCCGGAGGACCTGGGGTCCGTGGAGGCGTTCCTGAAGGCCAAGCCCGATTCGGGGGCGGCCAAGCCGCTGGGCGAGTTGTTGGCATTGCTGCGCGCGCAACAGAATCCCGTGAACTGGCTTCCGCGACTGACGGAGCACGGCAAGCGCCTTGCGGGGACGCGGTTTCCGGCGCTGATCGAGGCGCTGAAGGGGGCACTCAGCGAACGCGGCGCCGAACATGCGCTGGAGCGCGCGGCGGAGCTTTCGGTAGCGATTAGGGACGAGGCATCCCAATCGGCCAACGGACGGCGGAACCTGCTGCTCATGGATCTGAACAATATGATTCAGGAGAAAGCGTTCGAACTGCGGCGGCCGCCTTCCATCGCGTCGCGCCGGGAGATGCTCGCGCATTGGTACGAGCATGTGCGGTTGGCGGCAGGCGCCGGGCTGGTTTCGGATCGGCAGTTGGGGGCGTTGCGTGGGGAGTTGGATGCGGGGCTCAAGAGCCAGCGTGCGCCGGCGGAGGAATACAGGCGGCTGTTGCGTTACCTGAATCGCGCCGTGGAGTGGTGCCGGGCGACGGTACAGCGCGATTTCGGTCCGGTGGCCGAGCACTACGGGGCGTTCGAACCGGCTTCGCGCGGGCTGGTGGATAGTCTGCTGCGCGGGTCCGCGGCGCTCGCGGTGGCGAACCTGATCGAGATTCTGGCTGCGGACGCCGACCGGCAGGCGGGGCTTCGGCATTCCGTGTTCGGGCAGGAGGCGGCGGCGGGCGTGGCGGGCCTGAACCCGGGCATCGCGACCGGGCGGTTGGGGATTCTGAAACCGGGTGAGGAGCACGGCGTGGTGGATCCGCGCGGGATCTACGTGATCCCGCAGACGGCGTCGGACCTGAAGCCGATGGCGGGGATTCTCACGCTCGATAGCGGGAATATGCTTTCGCATTCGCAACTGCTGGCAGCGAACCTGGGGATTCCGAACGCGACGGCGCCGTCGTCGATTCTCGGGGCGCTCGAGGCCAAGGCGGGCGCGGATGTGTTCTACGCTGTGACTCCGAAGGGTGTGGTGGTGCTGAAGGAGAAGGCGCAGTTGAGTGAAGCGGAGCGGAAGCTTTGGGCGGCGCAGCCGGCGGGCCCGCCGAAACGGATCCAGCTGGATATGTCTCGGCTGCGGCTGGACGACCGGCGGATGCGGACGCTTACCGAGGTGTCGACGGCGGATTCGGGCGCGATCTGCGGGCCGAAAGCCGCGAACCTGGGGCAACTCGCGGGCTATTTTCCGGATAAGGTCGCGCCGGGGCTGGTGGTTCCGTTCGGAATCTTTTTCGAGCACATCAATCGCGATCTCGACCGCAGCGGACGAACTCTCCAGGCGCAGATCACCGAGATGGTGGACGAGGCCGAGCGGATGCGGGCGCGCAATGCCGAGCCGGCCGAGATCAGCGCCTATGTGTATCCGCGGCTGGAGCGTTTTCGGAAGACGATTCAAGGGATGCCGCTGCTTCCGGAGTTCGAGCGCGAGATCACGTCGCGCATGGCGGCGATGTTCGGTCCTGATGGCAGCTATGGCGTGTTCGTCCGGAGCGACACCAACGCCGAGGATCTTCCCGAGTTTACCGGCGCCGGGCTGAACCTGACGCTCGCCAACCAGGTGGGCACGGCGAATATTCTGCGGGCGCTGCGGGCGGTGTGGGCGTCGCCGTTCACCGAACGCGCGCACGACTGGCGCAGCCGCGCGTTGATCGGGACCGACAAGGTATACCCGTCGGTGATCGTAATGCGGGCGGTGCCGAGCGATAAATCCGGCGTGATTGCGACGGCAGATCTGGAGACGGGCGACCAGGGGTGGACGACAGTGAACTTGAGCGAGGGCGTGAGCGCGGTTGTCGATGGCGGTGTGGCGGAGTCGATCCTGATCGGTCCCGAGGGCGCGGTGAAGCTGCTGCAGCAGTGCAGGGCGACGTACCGGAAGACGCTCGGCGCGAAGGGCGGATTCGTGAACCTGCCGCCGCTTGGCGGGGACTCGCTGCTCGACAACGGCGAGATCGGGCAGCTTCGTGCGATGGTGGCGGAAGTGAAGCGGAAGTATCCGCCGGCGCATGGCACGGCGGGCATGGCGCTGCCGTGGGATATCGAGTTTGGATTTGAGAAGGGGCAGTTGCGGTTGTTCCAAATACGGCCTCTGGTGCGGTTTCAGGAATTGAAGACGCTGGAGGCGCTGGCGTCGCTCGAATCCGGCGGACGCGGGATGGTGGACTTGGAGGGCACGCCATGA
- a CDS encoding serine hydrolase — protein MKTLALLLAGAGALAAYPLDGFPRTGIRRLIGYKEKIRLPPGATRGEAEVKLRLAANPTFDITADTPRDEKLQKGLERIFAGRDRSYSLALLDITDPAHPRYAAIREDVKRIPGSVGKLFVATGFFDAVRRARTETAERERFLRETVIAASDFVHVDGKTVPFYDPAKKTLLNRRLEIGDKFSLYEWLDHMLSQSSNAAAAETWKQGMLLDRFPKEYPLDKAATDAFFKETPKTELAALSLSVNEVPLKAAGLDTEKIRIGTFFTRNGGRAVPGTASYASPGELMRWLVRLEQGKIVDAWSSLEIKKLLYFSRPRYRYASSPALAEAAVYFKSGSLFQCAPEPGFQCGQYRGNKLNLMHSVAIVESGTKVYLVAMTSNVLKLNSAYEHLTVGTLIEKLVQSGGE, from the coding sequence ATGAAGACTCTGGCGCTGCTGTTGGCGGGCGCCGGGGCGCTGGCGGCTTACCCGTTGGACGGCTTTCCGCGGACGGGCATCCGGCGGCTGATCGGGTACAAGGAGAAGATCAGGCTGCCGCCGGGCGCGACGCGTGGCGAGGCGGAAGTGAAGCTGCGCCTGGCCGCGAATCCGACGTTCGACATAACGGCCGATACACCGCGTGATGAGAAGCTGCAGAAGGGGCTGGAGCGGATTTTCGCCGGACGCGACCGGTCATACAGCCTCGCGCTGCTCGATATCACCGATCCGGCGCATCCACGGTATGCGGCCATCCGGGAAGACGTGAAGCGGATTCCGGGGAGCGTGGGCAAGCTGTTCGTGGCGACTGGATTCTTCGACGCCGTCCGGCGGGCGCGCACGGAGACGGCGGAGCGCGAGCGGTTTCTGCGCGAGACGGTGATCGCGGCGAGCGATTTCGTGCACGTGGATGGGAAGACGGTACCGTTCTACGATCCGGCGAAGAAGACGCTACTCAACCGGCGGCTGGAGATCGGCGACAAGTTCAGCCTTTACGAATGGCTGGATCATATGCTGAGCCAGAGCTCGAACGCAGCGGCGGCGGAGACGTGGAAGCAGGGGATGCTGCTGGATAGGTTCCCGAAAGAATATCCGCTGGACAAAGCCGCGACCGATGCGTTCTTCAAAGAGACGCCGAAGACGGAACTGGCGGCGCTGTCGCTATCGGTGAACGAGGTTCCGTTGAAGGCGGCCGGGCTCGATACGGAGAAGATCCGGATCGGGACGTTTTTCACGCGCAACGGCGGGCGTGCGGTGCCGGGGACGGCGAGCTACGCGTCGCCGGGTGAGTTGATGCGGTGGCTGGTGCGGCTGGAGCAGGGGAAGATCGTGGACGCATGGTCCAGCCTGGAGATCAAGAAGCTGCTGTACTTCTCGCGGCCGCGATACCGGTATGCGTCGTCGCCGGCGTTGGCGGAGGCGGCGGTGTACTTCAAGTCCGGCTCGTTGTTCCAGTGCGCGCCGGAGCCGGGATTTCAGTGCGGGCAGTATCGCGGGAACAAGCTGAACCTGATGCACTCTGTGGCGATCGTGGAGTCCGGCACGAAGGTGTATCTGGTGGCGATGACTTCGAACGTGCTGAAGCTGAATTCGGCCTACGAGCACCTGACGGTGGGGACGCTGATCGAGAAACTAGTCCAGAGCGGCGGGGAGTGA
- a CDS encoding alkaline phosphatase D family protein, with the protein MVLNRRSLLWFPAVVRGLGQPAQRYGTMVGDVSVGAALVWSRAESAGGLEVEWSTRESFEGARRVSGSTAGPDSGLTARATLTGLPADQTIFYRARFGAGAASEGSFRTAPAGRRNVRFLWSGDMVGQGWGIRRDQPGIPIFDAMRRREPDFFIHSGDSIYADGPVPAEIKLPDGTVWQNVTTEAKSKVAETLEEFRGAYLYNLQDAYVRAFNAAVPQVWQWDDHEVVNNWSPGKDLRDDDRYNVKDIRTLVGRARQAYLEYAPIRSPRRGQIYRKIPYGPLLDVFVVDMRTFRGANSFNRQTAASAATAFLGREQMRWLERDLARSRAVWKVIAADMPIGLLVGDGKDAEGRPQLEAIANGDGPALGRELEIARLLASMKRNRVRNVVWLTADVHYTAAHHYHPDRAQFRDFDPFWEFVSGPLNAGTFGPGVPDDTFGIEVAYQKAPPKGQANLPPSAGMQFFGEVEIDGRSRALTVTLRDWRGASLFRREIEAS; encoded by the coding sequence GTGGTACTGAACCGTAGGTCCCTGTTGTGGTTTCCAGCAGTGGTGCGGGGACTGGGGCAGCCGGCGCAGCGATACGGGACGATGGTGGGCGATGTATCGGTGGGGGCGGCGTTGGTGTGGAGCCGCGCGGAGTCAGCCGGCGGGTTGGAGGTGGAGTGGTCGACGCGAGAGAGTTTTGAGGGTGCGCGGCGAGTGAGCGGGTCGACGGCGGGACCCGATAGCGGGCTTACGGCGCGGGCCACGTTGACGGGATTGCCCGCGGACCAAACGATTTTCTACCGGGCGCGTTTCGGCGCCGGGGCAGCATCGGAGGGCAGCTTTCGGACCGCTCCGGCCGGGCGGCGGAATGTGCGGTTCCTGTGGTCCGGCGACATGGTGGGGCAGGGTTGGGGGATCCGTCGCGATCAGCCGGGGATTCCGATCTTCGACGCGATGCGGCGGCGGGAACCGGATTTCTTCATCCACTCCGGCGATTCGATCTATGCGGATGGTCCGGTGCCGGCGGAGATCAAGCTGCCGGATGGGACTGTGTGGCAGAACGTCACCACCGAGGCGAAGAGCAAGGTGGCCGAGACGCTCGAGGAGTTTCGCGGGGCGTATCTGTACAACCTGCAGGATGCGTACGTGCGGGCGTTCAACGCGGCGGTGCCGCAAGTCTGGCAGTGGGACGACCACGAGGTGGTGAACAACTGGTCGCCGGGGAAAGACCTTCGCGACGATGACCGGTATAACGTGAAGGACATCCGGACGCTGGTCGGGCGAGCGCGGCAGGCGTATCTGGAGTACGCGCCGATCCGGTCACCGCGGCGGGGGCAGATCTATCGAAAGATTCCGTATGGCCCGCTACTAGATGTGTTCGTGGTGGACATGCGGACGTTTCGCGGGGCGAACTCGTTCAACCGGCAGACGGCGGCGAGCGCGGCGACGGCGTTTCTGGGCCGCGAGCAGATGCGGTGGCTGGAGCGGGATCTGGCGCGATCGCGGGCGGTATGGAAGGTGATCGCGGCGGACATGCCGATCGGGCTGCTGGTGGGCGACGGGAAGGACGCCGAGGGGCGGCCGCAACTCGAGGCCATCGCGAACGGCGATGGGCCGGCGCTCGGGCGCGAGTTGGAGATCGCGCGGCTGCTGGCGTCGATGAAGCGGAACCGGGTGCGGAACGTGGTGTGGCTGACGGCGGACGTGCACTACACGGCGGCGCACCACTATCATCCGGACCGGGCGCAGTTCCGCGATTTCGATCCGTTTTGGGAGTTCGTGAGCGGTCCGCTGAACGCGGGGACTTTCGGGCCGGGGGTGCCGGACGACACGTTCGGGATCGAAGTGGCGTACCAGAAGGCGCCGCCGAAGGGGCAGGCGAATCTGCCGCCGAGCGCGGGGATGCAGTTTTTCGGGGAGGTGGAGATCGACGGGCGGTCGCGGGCGTTGACGGTAACGCTGCGGGATTGGCGGGGGGCGAGTCTGTTTCGGCGTGAGATCGAGGCGAGCTGA